The proteins below come from a single Aegilops tauschii subsp. strangulata cultivar AL8/78 chromosome 6, Aet v6.0, whole genome shotgun sequence genomic window:
- the LOC109757843 gene encoding uncharacterized protein isoform X2 codes for MHLSENEGIEGVRFAVTGGQGFVGAALCLELIRRGALEVRSLDLRASSSWSQQLLDAGVRFFQGDVRKKEDVEKVFRNVDCVFHLASYGMSGKEMVQAGRTDEVNINGTCNVLDACHEHGVRRLVYVSTYNVVFGGKPIVNGSETLPYFPIEDHVDAYGRSKSIAEQLVLKSNGRQAKSNKGTRLYTCAIRPAAIYGPGEERHLPRILSLGKLGLASFRIGAPNVKTDWVYADNLVLALILASMGLLDDIPGRKGTPVAAGQAYFICDGSPVNTFDFIISPLFRSLGYPVPRVTLDTSVALAISRIFLFMSTLFYPWLDSKWIPQPLLLPAEVGVTHYFSYLKAKEELGYVPVTSPQEGLAATISYWQERKRRELDGPTIFTWVAVIAGMLAVFSAAFLPPVGPLKWVLAIDLFVFRSVLVTRIVFVAAVAAHAGEAVYAWFLAKKVDPRNATGWFWQTFVLGFFSLRFLLKRARARA; via the exons ATGCATCTGAGCGAGAACGAGGGGATCGAGGGCGTGCGGTTCGCGGTGACCGGCGGGCAGGGCTTCGTCGGCGCCGCCCTCTGCCTGGAGCTCATCCGCCGCGGCGCCCTGGAGGTCCGCTCCCTCGACctgcgcgcctcctcctcctggtcccagcagctcctcgacgccggcgtccgCTTCTTCCAAG GGGATGTTCGGAAGAAGGAGGATGTGGAGAAGGTTTTCCGCAATGTGGACTGTGTCTTCCACCTTGCTTCATATGGAATGTCAGGGAAAGAAATGGTTCAGGCAGGACGAACAGATGAGGTCAATATAAACGGGACGTGCAATGTACTGGATGCTTGCCATGAGCATGGTGTTAGAAGGCTTGTGTATGTAAGCACGTATAATGTGGTGTTTGGAGGAAAGCCAATTGTCAATGGCAGTGAGACGTTGCCTTATTTTCCCATCGAAGACCATGTTGATGCTTATGGGCGTAGCAAATCGATCGCTGAACAGTTGGTGCTGAAGAGCAATGGTCGGCAAGCTAA GAGTAATAAAGGTACTCGTCTTTATACATGTGCAATACGCCCGGCTGCTATCTATGGTCCAGGTGAAGAGCGTCATCTTCCAAGAATCCTGTCTCTTGGAAAATTGGgattagcatctttcaggattgggGCTCCAAATGTGAAGACAGATTGGGTCTATGCTGATAATCTTGTTCTTGCACTGATATTGGCAAGTATGGGACTTTTAGATGACATTCCTGGCAGGAAGGGAACTCCTGTAGCAGCTGGTCAAGCATACTTCATATGTGATG GATCGCCTGTTAATACTTTTGATTTTATCATCAGTCCCTTATTTCGAAGTTTGGGCTATCCGGTTCCTCGAGTTACACTAGATACCTCTGTTGCCCTCGCAATTTCAAGAATCTTTTTGTTCATGTCCACACTATTCTATCCGTGGTTAGATAGTAAATGGATTCCTCAGCCTCTTCTTCTTCCTGCTGAA GTGGGTGTTACACATTACTTTTCATATctgaaagctaaggaggagctTGGCTATGTGCCTGTGACGAGTCCACAGGAAGGCCTGGCCGCAACCATCTCCTATTGGCAAGAGCGGAAGAGGAGAGAGCTCGATGGCCCGACGATATTCACCTGGGTTGCAGTAATAGCCGGGATGCTGGCTGTGTTCTCCGCCGCTTTCCTTCCACCCGTCGGTCCGCTCAAATGGGTGCTCGCCATTGATCTGTTCGTTTTCCGCTCGGTGCTGGTAACCCGGATAGTCTTTGTGGCCGCGGTCGCGGCGCACGCGGGCGAAGCCGTCTACGCCTGGTTCCTGGCGAAGAAGGTCGACCCGAGGAACGCTACGGGGTGGTTCTGGCAGACCTTTGTCCTGGGGTTCTTTTCCCTCCGGTTTCTGCTCAAGAGAGCAAGAGCGAGGGCGTGA
- the LOC109757843 gene encoding uncharacterized protein isoform X1, whose product MHLSENEGIEGVRFAVTGGQGFVGAALCLELIRRGALEVRSLDLRASSSWSQQLLDAGVRFFQGDVRKKEDVEKVFRNVDCVFHLASYGMSGKEMVQAGRTDEVNINGTCNVLDACHEHGVRRLVYVSTYNVVFGGKPIVNGSETLPYFPIEDHVDAYGRSKSIAEQLVLKSNGRQAKSNKGTRLYTCAIRPAAIYGPGEERHLPRILSLGKLGLASFRIGAPNVKTDWVYADNLVLALILASMGLLDDIPGRKGTPVAAGQAYFICDGSPVNTFDFIISPLFRSLGYPVPRVTLDTSVALAISRIFLFMSTLFYPWLDSKWIPQPLLLPAEVYKVGVTHYFSYLKAKEELGYVPVTSPQEGLAATISYWQERKRRELDGPTIFTWVAVIAGMLAVFSAAFLPPVGPLKWVLAIDLFVFRSVLVTRIVFVAAVAAHAGEAVYAWFLAKKVDPRNATGWFWQTFVLGFFSLRFLLKRARARA is encoded by the exons ATGCATCTGAGCGAGAACGAGGGGATCGAGGGCGTGCGGTTCGCGGTGACCGGCGGGCAGGGCTTCGTCGGCGCCGCCCTCTGCCTGGAGCTCATCCGCCGCGGCGCCCTGGAGGTCCGCTCCCTCGACctgcgcgcctcctcctcctggtcccagcagctcctcgacgccggcgtccgCTTCTTCCAAG GGGATGTTCGGAAGAAGGAGGATGTGGAGAAGGTTTTCCGCAATGTGGACTGTGTCTTCCACCTTGCTTCATATGGAATGTCAGGGAAAGAAATGGTTCAGGCAGGACGAACAGATGAGGTCAATATAAACGGGACGTGCAATGTACTGGATGCTTGCCATGAGCATGGTGTTAGAAGGCTTGTGTATGTAAGCACGTATAATGTGGTGTTTGGAGGAAAGCCAATTGTCAATGGCAGTGAGACGTTGCCTTATTTTCCCATCGAAGACCATGTTGATGCTTATGGGCGTAGCAAATCGATCGCTGAACAGTTGGTGCTGAAGAGCAATGGTCGGCAAGCTAA GAGTAATAAAGGTACTCGTCTTTATACATGTGCAATACGCCCGGCTGCTATCTATGGTCCAGGTGAAGAGCGTCATCTTCCAAGAATCCTGTCTCTTGGAAAATTGGgattagcatctttcaggattgggGCTCCAAATGTGAAGACAGATTGGGTCTATGCTGATAATCTTGTTCTTGCACTGATATTGGCAAGTATGGGACTTTTAGATGACATTCCTGGCAGGAAGGGAACTCCTGTAGCAGCTGGTCAAGCATACTTCATATGTGATG GATCGCCTGTTAATACTTTTGATTTTATCATCAGTCCCTTATTTCGAAGTTTGGGCTATCCGGTTCCTCGAGTTACACTAGATACCTCTGTTGCCCTCGCAATTTCAAGAATCTTTTTGTTCATGTCCACACTATTCTATCCGTGGTTAGATAGTAAATGGATTCCTCAGCCTCTTCTTCTTCCTGCTGAAGTATACAAG GTGGGTGTTACACATTACTTTTCATATctgaaagctaaggaggagctTGGCTATGTGCCTGTGACGAGTCCACAGGAAGGCCTGGCCGCAACCATCTCCTATTGGCAAGAGCGGAAGAGGAGAGAGCTCGATGGCCCGACGATATTCACCTGGGTTGCAGTAATAGCCGGGATGCTGGCTGTGTTCTCCGCCGCTTTCCTTCCACCCGTCGGTCCGCTCAAATGGGTGCTCGCCATTGATCTGTTCGTTTTCCGCTCGGTGCTGGTAACCCGGATAGTCTTTGTGGCCGCGGTCGCGGCGCACGCGGGCGAAGCCGTCTACGCCTGGTTCCTGGCGAAGAAGGTCGACCCGAGGAACGCTACGGGGTGGTTCTGGCAGACCTTTGTCCTGGGGTTCTTTTCCCTCCGGTTTCTGCTCAAGAGAGCAAGAGCGAGGGCGTGA